The nucleotide sequence GCTGGCTGATTAAACCAAAATCCTATTATCAATAGTGTAATCGCAATCAATTTATGGTGAAACAAATTATAAACAAATGCGCCTGTTCTCGGGTTTATCAAATAACCAAACATGGAAATATCTGGCAATAAAAGGCAAGCAGGAAATAACCACCAAGAAAATTCTAGCTGGCTAAACAAGAAGATGGAAAGTGCAAACTGCGCCAGCTCTTCTCCTTTTAAAATATTGTTCATTTTTGCTTGATCCATAGATTTATTCTGTTCTTAAGGCATCAATTGGTTTTACTTTAATGGCTGTAATTGCGGGAATTAATCCTGCTAAAAGTCCGGCAAAAACAAGTATTAATAATGCAATTACCACTACGCCTAAATGTACGCTTGGGTTTACAATTGGTATTTGGTCTTTATTGGGTGCTTGTTCCAATCCAAAATTGATCAATGCCAGCACCACCGATGCAAAAATGATTCCTGCCATACCAGCAATGAGCGATAAAACTACCGATTCGGTAAGAATTTGCTTGATAATTACAGCGGGTGTGGCACCTAATGCTCTGCGGATGCCAATTTCTTGGGTGCGTTCTTTTACAATAATCAGCATAATGTTTACAATACCAATGATACCCGAACCCAATATAAAAATTCCTACAATGTATGAAACCGCTGTTAAAATGGAAAACAACCCATTTATCTTTTTAAATTCTTGATACAAATCAAAATGTCCAATGGCTCTTTCATCGGCCGGATCAATGGTGTGGCGGTTTTTCAACAAATCAAAAATATTAGCTTTAATATCGGTAATAGGTGTTTGATCATCGGCAGTAATTGCCATCCATCCCACTACATCGCCATAATTAAACGCTTGCTGAAAGGTAGTAAAAGGCATAAAAAGTTGTTTTTGACTTTCTTCTGCATCGCCTCCCATATTCGAAATGCTTTTATATACTCCTACTACTAAAAAATTTACACCTTGTACTTTTATGTACGAGCCTAAAACTTCTTCGCCCGGTTCATATAATTCCCGAATAACGCCTTCCCCAATCACGGTTACTTTTCGTTTGTTTGCAATATCTCCATAATTAATAAATCGCCCTTTAAGAATGTCCATTGGTTGTTGCAAAATAAACTCTGGGTAATCACCATACACGTTATAAGCACCTGTTTTAGTGCCGCGAACCACGTTGTTGCTTCCTCTAAATCCTCCTAACTGGTTACGGGGAGAAACATATAACAGCCCATTGATATTTCTTTTAATAGCATCCACATCACCGTTTTTAAAGTTGAAATTTCTGCCTTGCGGCAAGCCTTTAAAAGGTTTTGATGTAGCTTGTGTCCACATAAACATGGTGTTGGTAGATAAACCACCCATTTGCCTTTTGATTCCATTTTGCAAACCCTGACTTGCAGAAAGCAGAATTACCAAAATAAAAATACCCCAAAACACACCAAACGCCGTGATGAGTGTTCTAAAAGGGTTGGCTGAAAGCGCCTCAATGATTTCATTCCATTTATCTCGGTTAAACATATTTATTCTCCTCTTAATGCAACAATAGGTCTAATTTTTGCAGCTTTATACGCAGGAACAAATCCTGCGAAAGCTCCGGCAACAATTAATATGATCAATGTGGTTATAGCTACGTTAAAATCCACTTCGGGGCGGGTAAAAAAGTCGGCTTCCACATACGGGCCAATGAATTCCCAAACCAACAAACCTGCTATTAATCCAGAAAAACCGGCAATAACGGTAATAAAAACTGCTTCGTGCAAAATCATGGTTATGATAGAAAATGGCGAAGCTCCCAAGGCTTTTCTAATTCCGATTTCTTTTGTTCGTTCCTTCACAATAATCAGCATGATATTGCCCACACCAACCACGCCTGCGATGATGGTACAAATACCCACAAACCAGAAAAAGGCTTTCACCCCGCCGGTAACAATGTAAATGTTTTTGGCTTGTTCTAACGAATTGTTTATCACCAATGCACCTTCATCGTCGGGTGCTATATTGTGGCGCGCTTTTAAAAACGTGCTAAGTTCATTGGTAAAAGCTTGTGATTCTGCTACAGCGTTATCAAAATCGGCACCTTTTCTAAGTGTAAATGCCATGCTGCGAATACTGTCGCCGGCACTATAAGCTTTTTGGGCAGTAGCAATAGGGATAAACACGCGGCTTTCTTCTCGTTCGCCGCCCGGATCGGTATAAACACCAACAACTTTATAAATCATTCCCGAAACATTGAGCTCTTTCCCCAAAGGATTTTCTCCTTTTTTAAAAAGATCTGATGCCACTTTTTGGCCAATGATGATATTTTTTTCAAAGTTGGAAATATCGTTTTGATTGATGAATCGCCCTTTTGTAATTGATGCATTTTCGATAAACTGATAATCGGGGTGCACCCCTTCCACCCGATAGTTTCCGGTTTCTTCTTTATACACAATGTTTCCATTCCAAACCGAAAAAACAGCCGATTTTCTATCGATATAATCCTTAAATAAACGGGTGGTATATTCATAATCGGAATTGCGAAGCTGCACATTTCTGCCCACGCCCAAACCTTTGTATTCTTTTTGAGTTACACCTGCCCAAACGCTGATTCGGTTTACAGCATCTTGTTCAAACTGTTTTTGAATGCCGTTTTGAATACCGTTTCCGGCACCCAACAAAATTACGAGGATAAAAATACCCGAAGCCACAGAAACGCCCGTAAGCACCGTTCGCAGCTTGTTTTTAGCTAATCCTTCGAATATTTCTTGCCAGCGTTCAATACTAAACATATTGCGATGCTCTTACTTGGTTAACAATTTTATCAGATTCTATTTGCCCGTCTTTTAAAAAAACAATTCGCTTGGTCATGTCTGCAATATCGGGTTCGTGGGTTACCACCAAAACGGTTTTTCCTTCATCGTTTATTTGTTGGATTAAATCCATAACTTCATACGATGTTTTGGTGTCTAAAGCCCCTGTTGGCTCATCTGCAAGCAACACTTTTGGGTTGGAAGCCAACGCACGGGCAATTGCCACACGTTGTTTTTGTCCGCCCGATAATTCATTGGGTAAATGTTTTGCCCAATTTGCCAAGCCCACTTTTTCTAAATAATGCATAGAGCGCTCCATGCGTTCTTTTCGAGCCATACCTTGATAATACAAAGGAAGAGCCACATTATCCAATGCCGTTTTGTAATTAATTAAATTAAATGATTGAAAAACAAAACCTAAAAATTGATTGCGGTATTGCGATGCAATGGTTTCGTTGAGGTTTTTAATGGGCACACCGTCTAAGATGTAAGAGCCTTCATCGGCTTCATCTAAAATTCCGATGATATTCAACAATGTTGATTTACCCGAACCCGAACTTCCCATAATAGAAACAAATTCACCTTCTTTTACATTAAAATTGATTCCTTTCAGAACATGTAATGCGTTTTTACCCATTTGGTAGGATTTGTGAAGCTCTTTAATTTCTATCATGATACTGCTGTTTTTAAGTGTTGTTTGTTAGTGAGTATGGTTTTTTTTGAAATGTTACAAATGATTAGTGTTTTTTTAACCTACCGCTTTCACAAAACTGCAATCTCGCTGCCGTTTTCAGCAGATTTTGTGATTTGCAAAGCAATAGGAATGCGTTCTTTCAGTTCTTCAACATGCGATATGATTCCCACAATGCGATGTTCTTTGTGCAAATTGTTCAACGTTTCAAACACAATATTCACCGATTCTGCGTCTTGCGTTCCAAAACCTTCATCGATAAAGAAAAAGTTTTTGCTGGCAACACTGTTTGTTTGCACACTTTCTGCCAAAGCCAAGGCCAAACTCAACGAAACCTGAAACATTTGTCCGCCCGAAAGCGTTTTCACACTTCGGGTTCTGCCTTCGTTTAAATAATCAATTACCTCGAAATCGTTTGATTCGTTTACCTGCAAACTCAATTGGTTTCGCGTCATTATTCGGAAACGCACATTGGCATTTTCACATAATTGTTTCAAATAAATCGACGATACATATTGAACAAAACCGGCCGCTTTAAACAAATTAGTCATTGTTTTTAAGTTTTCTGCTCGTTTTTTCAATTGATCCAATGCGCTTAACAATTCCTTTTTTTCGATAAAAGCTTTGGTTAATCGATTGATTTCTGCTTTGGTTTTGGTAACATTTTCGGTCGCTGTTTTTAATTCTATTTCGGCAGTTTCAAAAGCTTTTTCGAGTTGCAGATAGTCGTTTGCATTGAAAACTTCATCTTTGAGCTTCGTTTCTAATTCTTGAATTTGATTGTTCAATGTTTTATATGCCACAGTAAACGCTTCTATTTCGGCACGAACAGCTTCCACATTCCAATTCAAATCAAGGATTTTTACAACTTTTTCTTCGCTTTCAATCTGTTGTTCAACTAGTTGCTTTTTGAAAAGATCATTGAGATTTTCTAGCTTTTTATGAAGCGCTATTGCATCTTTCTCTAGCGATATATTAGCCGCTTTTTGAACCTGAATTTGGGTATGGCATTCATTGAATTGTTTATTATAAGCATTGAAATCATTTTCAATTTTTTGATTGAACGTTTTTAAATCATTTAATTTTTGTTCGATTTCTTCAACAGAGCATCTTTCAAAATCGGTAAAAACAAGCACTTTTAAATTGCTTAAATTCTGATTGATATGTGCCTTTTTTGCTGTTTCTTCTAGTTTGAATTCTTCTAATTTGGTTCGATATTTCTGCGCTGTTTGCAGTTGACTTTCTAAATTTAACCGTTGATCTGCAATGAATTTATTTTTGCTATCAATTTGTTTAGAAACACTTAAAGAGGCTTGTTTTTTCTGTTGAAAATCTTCATAATTATCTGCATTAAAATCTTCCCAATCAAACGCGGCATGATGCTGATCCATTTGAAGTTGTAGTGCCTCTAATTGCTGATTTTCTCTTGAAAATTGCTCTTGAATCATGGCTAACTTTTGAATTTTTTGTTGGGCTTTATTTGCAAATTCAACGGCATTATTCTGCTTTTCTTCAAGCGTATCTATTTCTTTTTGAATTTCGTTGATTTGAAAAGTGACATCGTTCAAAGTCAAAATTTCAGGATGTTCCAATGATCCGCAAAGTGGGCAAGCTTCTCCATTGTGTAAATTGTGGGCAAATTGCGCCAATTCATGCTGCACTTGGAACGATTGCAATTTTGCTTGAAGTGTTTTCTTTTGCTGCAAAAGATTTTCGTTTAAATGCTTGATGTCTTCTTCAAACGTTGCAACCACAATTTTTTCATTGTGTAATTCGGTTTCAATTTGTTGCATTTCGCTTTTTAAGAACTGTTTTTTTTCTTGTTGCAACAGCCGTTCTTTTTCCAATTGATGTTTTTTGCTGAACCAATCACCCACATTGATCAAAACACCCGTTTCTATTTGGTTTTTCGCCAAAAGGGTTATATCATTTTCCGTTTGCTTTATCGTTTCTTTTAGTTGATTTACAACTTGTTCCATTTCAGCTACTTTTGCTTCGCCGTTTTTTGTACGGTTTTGCAATTGATTTACCTCTTGTGTAAACTGAAGTATTTTTGCAATGAAATCTAAATCGGTTTCTTCTAAACGTTTATTGGGCAAATCATTTATATATGGTTTTATTTTAGAAATTGCGGTTTCGAGTTGAAGCAATTCCGCTTCCGAATTTTTCAAAAGATTTTTGCCGTTTTCCAATCGATCCGATTTTTCTTTTGCTTCTTGTTCGGTTTTGTTGCGGTCAATAAGCAATTGGTGAAACGCAGTGTAAATGCGCTGATACAATTCTAATGCAGTCTTTTTTTGGTCGATTTTGGGCTTTTGAACTTTAAGCTCAGCAAACAATTTTCTTTTGTTTTGCAACGATTCAAAATCGGTTTTTATGTTTTTTAAGTGTTGCAACTTATCATTAATTGTTTTAAAAACATTTTGCTTTTGCGTTTGAAGAGCGTTTTCTGCAAGCCATTTTTCATTTAAAGCAGTAATATGTTCTTCGGAAACCTCATCGTAACCCGACAATTTTCCCTCCAACTGATTCAAATCTGTTAGATTTCTGCTGTTTAAAAGCGATACTTTGTCCTGCAAATCAAATCGGTGCAATTTAAAAATCTCTTTCATCATCTGGGTTCGGTCTTTTGCACCCAATTCAATAAACTCTTTAAACTTGCCTTGTGGAATAATAATGGTTCGCTTAAAATTGTCGTAACTCAAGCCTACAATTTCTTGGGCGTTGCTGTGGTTTAATGGAATCCAATGGTCGTTTATCCATTCATAAAAAACAACGGTTGGCGATTTAATATCATCAAATCGTTTGGAATTGCGTTTAAATTCACGCGTTACTCGAAATATTTTGTTTTCATAATTATAAAAATCAAACGCAATAAACGCTGTGTCCGATTTTAAATTCATCATGTTGTACGAGCGTTTATCTTGCTTGTTCAAGCGTTCGGTTTCGCCATACAATGCAAACGTGATGGCTTCTAAAAGCGACGATTTACCCGAACCCACCGCACCAAAAATCCCAAATAAACCTGCGTTTATCAGGTTTTCAAAATCAATGGTTTGTCTTTTTTGATACGAATACAAGCCTTCTATGGTCAGTTTAATGGGGATCATAATTATTCATTTAAAATTTCGTTAAACAAATCCATTAATTCCTGGTTGGGTTCTTGTTGGGCATTTTTCGACTTAAAATAATCTTTAAACAACCCTTTTATATCTTGATTAAGGTTGATTTCTTTTGCTGAAATTGCATCAATATCCACATTTTTGACCCTTGGAATTAAATGTACAATGCCCGAATGTGCCTGAAATATCGCTTTTCGTTCATCGGTTGTTAAAAAAGTATCGGTTTCCATGGTCAACTCTACCAATGTATCTGGGTGTTTCAATAGCCAATTTATAGCATCATCAACCAATTGAAAAGTCTTTCGAATCAATGCTTTTCCTTTTGTAAGAGTAACTTTCGTAAAATTTATATCTTGATTGGGTTTTGCGTTTATGATGGATACATATTTGGTTTGACCAGCTTCGCTAAAACTGTAGCAAAGCGGGGATGAGGCATACACAATCGGTTTTTCGGAAGTGCCAATATTGTTAAATGCGTGTAAATGACCCAAAGCCGTATATTGAATTTGAGGCGGAACACAATCAGAAAACACCATATCTGCATTGCCTATTTTTATGGGTTTTTCGCCTTCAGGTTCTTCCAAAAGGGCAGTGCCGCGCTTGTTCATGTATAAATGCGAAAGCAGCAGGTTTACGCCTTTTTCATCACAAAATTCATCGGCAATTTTTGTCCATTGCTCTTTTAAAACGAGGTTTAATTGCGCTTCTTTTTCTTCCCCGAAATATTGTTTTAAGCGCATTTCGTTGGCATACGGCGTATGAATAATTCGAATGGGAAATTCGATATGATTTATTTTTAGTTCAATAAATCCTTCTACAGATTTTGTGATTTTAAAATGATCCAATTCAAACAAATTGACCTTTTCGTTTGGATAACCCAGCAATATAATTCCACATTCGCGTGCCAATGGATCAGGAGCATTGATTCTGTCGGGCGAATCGTGATTGCCGGCAATGGCAATTACTGGGCGTTTTGCATTATTTGTAAGTTGTTTCAGGGTTTTGTAGAACAAATCAACCGCATCAACCGCTGGGTTAAAAGCGTCGAACAAATCACCAGCAATTAAAACTAAATCCACCTTTTCGCGATTAGCAATTTCCACGATTTCGTTCATTACTTCAATTTGTTCTTCAAATCGCGAAAAACCATCTAAACGCTTTCCTAAATGCCAATCGGCGGTGTGCAATACTTTCATAATTATTCTTCTTTTAATTTTTGGTTAGCTTGATTGTATTGTTGTTGAATTTGTTTCAATTTTTCTTTACGAAGCGTTGAGGCATTGCTGGCCTTTTGCTTCTTTTGGTCAACTTTTTTCTTATGAGCCAATCGATTGGTTTCGTTTCTTCTTCCCATTTCAAATATACATTTGTTTTAAGACATTAATTGTCGTTTAGAAATACGCCTGAAACATAAAACCATCGCTCCTTTATTTTTTGAAACACCGATAATTCGTGATGCACTTGATGGTTTCCCTTTGTATCTATATAAAAAGCCTTAAACTCCACCTGATTTATGTTAGGAATGTTTACAATTTCCAACTTGACCCACTGATTGCTTTCGCCCCACTCTTGAAGTTCTTCTTTGGTATGAAACTTTCGTTTTGCGGGTAAAGTGGTATTCATTAAATAATCGCCGTTGGGAATGGCAAATGCAGAAAAACGCGAGCGCATCAAGGCTTCGGCAGTGGGTGCGTGTTTAGTTTTACTGTGATAAGGTTCGCAGCATTCTGCATATAGTTTAGAGGAACAGCACGGACATTTCATCGAATCATGTTTTTTCAAAATTACACATAAAAAAAGAGGCATTTACGCCTCTTTTCATCTTTTTTGCTGTTGCTTATTCTTCTGCTTGCTGCATTGCTTCTTCGCTTGCATATTTCATAACCAAACCTTGCATGGTCATGCCTACTTCTGCCTGTAAAGCATTGATTTTTTGTTCAAAAGCTGCTGCATCTTTTGGAGCAATTTGCGTCATTTCTTTTGTTTCCGCATATTTTTTGTTGGCATCTTTTATTTCGGTAGCGTCGTAATTTTCATCAACTAATTTTGTGAAATCGGTAATAAAGTTGCTTGCTACTGCATCAAACTCTTTTGTAAATTCATCTACTTTTGCTGTGTCTATAGCAGGTAAAATTTGTTGTTTTGCACCTTCAATTTGTGCTTTAACACCCATGTTGCTAACAAATGTTTGTGCATCTTGTGATTGTGCAAAACCTACTTGTATTGCGAAGAACATTACTGTTCCAAAAATCATCTTTTTCATAATCTTTATTTATAATATTTTAAAAAACAGAGACTAAAGTACAATTTTTTTTAAAGCGAAGAAAAAACTTAACATTATTACAACAAAAAACGAGGTTTGAGAACCTCGCTTTGATTTTTACTGCATGTACTTCATTATGATTGGTTGTAATTCAGACATTCCCCATGATTGACCAACCTCCATTAATTCTCGGGTGATTTTAGGAGTAGTTTCTTGAATTTTCTTTCCAACAGGTGAATTGTAAAATTCATTTATCTTTTTGATATCTTCATGCGTGTAGAATTTCATCAATGATTCTGCCATCTTATCATATAAACTTGGTAATTTTTCTTGAAGTTCTTTATTAAATGCCGTACGATCTTCAGCAGACATTTGATCTAAAAGAGGTTCTAAAACAGCCGTCATTTGTGATGCCGAACCTGATAATTTAATATAATCAATTACATCTTTCTTAAAATCTGCTGATTGCGCTGATGCAAATTGTACCGATAACAAAATGCTTGCTGCTATAAATAATTTTTTCATGTGCTGTATTATTTTATAAATTAAAGTTAATTCCTTGTGCCAATGGCAATTCTGTACCGTAATTAATGGTGTTTGTTTGTCGGCGCATATACACTTTCCAAGCATCTGAACCCGATTCGCGTCCGCCGCCTGTTTCTTTTTCGCCACCAAAAGCACCTCCAATTTCTGCACCCGATGTTCCAATATTTACGTTTGCAATTCCACAGTCTGATCCTGCGTGTGACAAGAACAATTCTGCTTCGCGTAAATTATTTGTGAAAATTGCCGATGACAATCCTTGTGGAACATTGTTTTGCATTGCAATCGCTTCTTCAATGGTGCTGTATTTCATTACATATAAAATCGGTGCAAACGTTTCTTCCTGAACAATTTCAAAATCGTTTTTAGCTTCGATAATACATGGTTTTACATAGCAACCACTTTCATAACCACTGCCTTCTAACACACCGCCATCTACAACTATTTTACCGCCTTCGGTTTTTGCTTTTTCAATCGCTTTTAAATAATCTTCTACTGCTTTTGTATCGATAAGCGGTCCCACATGATTGGCAGCATCTAAAGGATCACCAATCTTCAACTGTCCATACGCATTTTTCAATGTTTCGATGGTTTTATCATACACACTTTCGTGAACGATTAAACGACGGGTTGATGTACAACGTTGACCTGCGGTTCCAACTGCTCCGAAAACAGCTCCTACCAACACCATATTCAAATCGGAATGTTCCGATACAATCACAGCGTTGTTTCCTCCTAATTCTAAAATCGTTTTACCAAAACGTTCTGCAACTGTTTTTGATACGTGACGACCAATACGAGTTGATCCTGTAAAAGAAACCAACGGAACGCGTTTGTCGTTGTTCATTAAATCGCCCGAAGCATTTCCAGTAACTAAACAGCTAACGCCTTCTGGTACGTTATTTTTTTCGAATACTTTAGTAATAATGTTTTGACAAGCAATTGCACACAATGGTGTTTTTGAACTTGGTTTCCAAACGCACACATCACCACAAACCCAAGCCAAAGCGGCATTCCAAGCCCAAACGGCTACCGGAAAGTTAAATGCAGAAATAATCCCTACAATTCCCAGCGGATGATACTGCTCATACATGCGGTGCATAGGGCGTTCTGAATGCATGGTTAATCCGTATAATTGACGAGATAAACCTACCGCAAAATCGCAAATATCAATCATTTCTTGTACTTCGCCTAAGCCTTCTTGCAAGCTTTTTCCCATTTCATAAGATACCAATTTGCCCAAAGCATCTTTGTTTTCGCGCAAAGCATCTCCCACTTGGCGCACTATTTCGCCACGCTTTGGTGCAGGTACTAATCGCCATTCTTTAAAAGCTTTTTCGGCAGTGCTCATTACTTTTTCGTAATCGTCTGTAGAAGATGTTTTCACTTCCCCAATCAATGAGCCATTTACTGGCGTATGTGAAGCAATTATAGCGCCATTTGCAAACCATTGAGAACCTGTTGACGATCCTAAGTTGGTGTTGTTTAAACCTAATTGTGATAAAATTGTATTCATTGTTCTTTTAGATAATATTTTTAGTTTTTATAGTTTTTGTAAGATATTAAAAAGGTATGGATTAACCAATAAATCGACGGTCTGTTTCCATTACCGTTCCGCATTTTTTACAAGTGCGCAGTTCTTCGGAAGAATAAAAATGTTTAAAATGAGGCAAAAAATCGGTTTCTATATTTTCCAGCGGAAAATACACTTCATACAATTTTTCATTGCAATGGTCGCAATACCAAAGCAAACCGTCTTTTGCATCTGGATCCACCCGCTTCATTTCAACTACTAGCCCAACAGACCCTTCGGTTCTAATAGGCGAGTGTGGTGTTTTAGCTGGCAGCAGAAACACATCGCCGGCATTCAACTGCATTACCTCTTTGCCATTTTCGGTTTGAACAGCAATGGAAATAGTTCCTTCTAATTGAAAAAAGAACTCGTCGGATTCGTTGTAATGATAATCTTTGCGGGCATTTGGTCCGCCCACCACCATCACAATGAAATCGCCCGATTCTGTATAAATATTCTTATTGCCAACCGGTGGTTTTAGTAAGCCACGGTTTTCATTGATCCAATTTTGCAGATTAAAAGGTTTTTTCATTTTGTTCACTATTTTCCACTTAACCACGATTGTGGATTGTTAATGGTCTCATTTTTACTTATCATAAACTTAAGAATTGCAACACCTTCATGATTACTTGATACAGTTCCAATTTTTTGTTTGGTGGATACTTTTTGACCAACTGAAACACTTACTGATGATAAATTATTGTAAACTGTAAGATATTCTCCATGACGAATAAATATCGTTCTTGAATTTCCAATTACTTGAACTTGAGTGACTTCTCCTTCAAAAACACTGCGAACAGCTGCTCCTTTTTCGGTTGTGATTTCAATTCCGTGGCTTTCGTATTCAATATCGTATTCTGGATGTTTAACCGTTCCATAACGCGTAGAAATATATCCTTTTTCTACCGGCCAAGGCAAGCGTCCGCGGTTATTGCTAAAACTTGTTGCCAACGCTTTTTCTTCCGGCGTCATATCAAATTTTCCTGCAGCACTTGTTGTGGTAACCGTCGGTTTTGATGTTGTTTTAGTACCCGATTTTGCGTTTCGTGCTTCCTCTTCTCGTTTTCTTCGTGCTTCTTCTTCTCGGCGTTTACGGTTTTCTTCCTCAATAATCTTTTTAATAATCGCTTTTATTTGCTGATCTATTTTTTTGGTTTCCTGTTGTTTTTTGCGAATTTGATCCGAGTATTTTTTACTGTCTTTCTTCACCAAATTCATTAATTCGGTTTGTTTGCCTTTTTCAACCTCTAATTCTTTGCGTTGCCCTTCTTGTTCTGCGACCACCTTTTGCTGTTTGCTTTTTTGCAATTCTAAATGGGCAGAAATACGCTCTAATTCTTCAAATTTTTCTCGAATTTCATCGCCTTGTGATTTGCGGTATTTCGCATATTGTTTAATGTATTGCATGCGTTTGTAAGCTTGCAAAAAGTTGTTGCTCGATAAAATAAACATGATGCGGTTTTGCTCGGAACGTGCTTTGTATGATTTTACGATGGTTTTTGCGTAATCTTTCTTTAAAACAGCTAATTCGCGTTTTAATTTGTTCGATTCCAGTGTGTTAACGTAAATATCATTCGATAAAGTTCGAATTTGCTTTTGCGAATTATTGATCAACTCGGTTTGGAGTTTAATCTTCTTTTTTTGCTCATTTAGTTCACTCAAAATATTTCGTTCCTGCTTTTTATTGGTATTCAGCAAGTTCTGAAATTCTTTAATTTCTTTTAAAATGGCTGCTTT is from Paenimyroides aestuarii and encodes:
- a CDS encoding DUF4260 domain-containing protein, producing the protein MDQAKMNNILKGEELAQFALSIFLFSQLEFSWWLFPACLLLPDISMFGYLINPRTGAFVYNLFHHKLIAITLLIIGFWFNQPAVSLAGIVLFGHSAMDRMFGYGLKFDDHFKHTHLGWIGSKNN
- a CDS encoding ABC transporter permease — translated: MFNRDKWNEIIEALSANPFRTLITAFGVFWGIFILVILLSASQGLQNGIKRQMGGLSTNTMFMWTQATSKPFKGLPQGRNFNFKNGDVDAIKRNINGLLYVSPRNQLGGFRGSNNVVRGTKTGAYNVYGDYPEFILQQPMDILKGRFINYGDIANKRKVTVIGEGVIRELYEPGEEVLGSYIKVQGVNFLVVGVYKSISNMGGDAEESQKQLFMPFTTFQQAFNYGDVVGWMAITADDQTPITDIKANIFDLLKNRHTIDPADERAIGHFDLYQEFKKINGLFSILTAVSYIVGIFILGSGIIGIVNIMLIIVKERTQEIGIRRALGATPAVIIKQILTESVVLSLIAGMAGIIFASVVLALINFGLEQAPNKDQIPIVNPSVHLGVVVIALLILVFAGLLAGLIPAITAIKVKPIDALRTE
- a CDS encoding ABC transporter permease, whose amino-acid sequence is MFSIERWQEIFEGLAKNKLRTVLTGVSVASGIFILVILLGAGNGIQNGIQKQFEQDAVNRISVWAGVTQKEYKGLGVGRNVQLRNSDYEYTTRLFKDYIDRKSAVFSVWNGNIVYKEETGNYRVEGVHPDYQFIENASITKGRFINQNDISNFEKNIIIGQKVASDLFKKGENPLGKELNVSGMIYKVVGVYTDPGGEREESRVFIPIATAQKAYSAGDSIRSMAFTLRKGADFDNAVAESQAFTNELSTFLKARHNIAPDDEGALVINNSLEQAKNIYIVTGGVKAFFWFVGICTIIAGVVGVGNIMLIIVKERTKEIGIRKALGASPFSIITMILHEAVFITVIAGFSGLIAGLLVWEFIGPYVEADFFTRPEVDFNVAITTLIILIVAGAFAGFVPAYKAAKIRPIVALRGE
- a CDS encoding ABC transporter ATP-binding protein, encoding MIEIKELHKSYQMGKNALHVLKGINFNVKEGEFVSIMGSSGSGKSTLLNIIGILDEADEGSYILDGVPIKNLNETIASQYRNQFLGFVFQSFNLINYKTALDNVALPLYYQGMARKERMERSMHYLEKVGLANWAKHLPNELSGGQKQRVAIARALASNPKVLLADEPTGALDTKTSYEVMDLIQQINDEGKTVLVVTHEPDIADMTKRIVFLKDGQIESDKIVNQVRASQYV
- a CDS encoding SbcC/MukB-like Walker B domain-containing protein, which encodes MIPIKLTIEGLYSYQKRQTIDFENLINAGLFGIFGAVGSGKSSLLEAITFALYGETERLNKQDKRSYNMMNLKSDTAFIAFDFYNYENKIFRVTREFKRNSKRFDDIKSPTVVFYEWINDHWIPLNHSNAQEIVGLSYDNFKRTIIIPQGKFKEFIELGAKDRTQMMKEIFKLHRFDLQDKVSLLNSRNLTDLNQLEGKLSGYDEVSEEHITALNEKWLAENALQTQKQNVFKTINDKLQHLKNIKTDFESLQNKRKLFAELKVQKPKIDQKKTALELYQRIYTAFHQLLIDRNKTEQEAKEKSDRLENGKNLLKNSEAELLQLETAISKIKPYINDLPNKRLEETDLDFIAKILQFTQEVNQLQNRTKNGEAKVAEMEQVVNQLKETIKQTENDITLLAKNQIETGVLINVGDWFSKKHQLEKERLLQQEKKQFLKSEMQQIETELHNEKIVVATFEEDIKHLNENLLQQKKTLQAKLQSFQVQHELAQFAHNLHNGEACPLCGSLEHPEILTLNDVTFQINEIQKEIDTLEEKQNNAVEFANKAQQKIQKLAMIQEQFSRENQQLEALQLQMDQHHAAFDWEDFNADNYEDFQQKKQASLSVSKQIDSKNKFIADQRLNLESQLQTAQKYRTKLEEFKLEETAKKAHINQNLSNLKVLVFTDFERCSVEEIEQKLNDLKTFNQKIENDFNAYNKQFNECHTQIQVQKAANISLEKDAIALHKKLENLNDLFKKQLVEQQIESEEKVVKILDLNWNVEAVRAEIEAFTVAYKTLNNQIQELETKLKDEVFNANDYLQLEKAFETAEIELKTATENVTKTKAEINRLTKAFIEKKELLSALDQLKKRAENLKTMTNLFKAAGFVQYVSSIYLKQLCENANVRFRIMTRNQLSLQVNESNDFEVIDYLNEGRTRSVKTLSGGQMFQVSLSLALALAESVQTNSVASKNFFFIDEGFGTQDAESVNIVFETLNNLHKEHRIVGIISHVEELKERIPIALQITKSAENGSEIAVL
- a CDS encoding metallophosphoesterase family protein, with the translated sequence MKVLHTADWHLGKRLDGFSRFEEQIEVMNEIVEIANREKVDLVLIAGDLFDAFNPAVDAVDLFYKTLKQLTNNAKRPVIAIAGNHDSPDRINAPDPLARECGIILLGYPNEKVNLFELDHFKITKSVEGFIELKINHIEFPIRIIHTPYANEMRLKQYFGEEKEAQLNLVLKEQWTKIADEFCDEKGVNLLLSHLYMNKRGTALLEEPEGEKPIKIGNADMVFSDCVPPQIQYTALGHLHAFNNIGTSEKPIVYASSPLCYSFSEAGQTKYVSIINAKPNQDINFTKVTLTKGKALIRKTFQLVDDAINWLLKHPDTLVELTMETDTFLTTDERKAIFQAHSGIVHLIPRVKNVDIDAISAKEINLNQDIKGLFKDYFKSKNAQQEPNQELMDLFNEILNE
- a CDS encoding YchJ family protein, which codes for MKCPCCSSKLYAECCEPYHSKTKHAPTAEALMRSRFSAFAIPNGDYLMNTTLPAKRKFHTKEELQEWGESNQWVKLEIVNIPNINQVEFKAFYIDTKGNHQVHHELSVFQKIKERWFYVSGVFLNDN
- a CDS encoding DUF2059 domain-containing protein codes for the protein MKKLFIAASILLSVQFASAQSADFKKDVIDYIKLSGSASQMTAVLEPLLDQMSAEDRTAFNKELQEKLPSLYDKMAESLMKFYTHEDIKKINEFYNSPVGKKIQETTPKITRELMEVGQSWGMSELQPIIMKYMQ